The following coding sequences are from one Haloarcula sp. DT43 window:
- the tnpA gene encoding IS200/IS605 family transposase, which yields MEYHLQSGSHTVYALQYHFVTVTKYRADILTDERLERVAEVAHEIAEDFEADIQNVDGGTDHVHILFTTKPTTNLTKFINSLKGVTSRRIRKEYPEVKDRLEDAFWQPGYFLTTTGQVSIDVLMDYVENQ from the coding sequence ATAGAGTACCACCTGCAATCCGGGTCGCACACGGTCTACGCGCTCCAATATCACTTTGTGACCGTCACGAAGTACCGAGCCGACATTCTCACCGATGAGCGGCTGGAGCGCGTAGCCGAAGTCGCCCACGAGATTGCAGAGGACTTCGAGGCCGACATTCAGAACGTGGACGGTGGTACCGACCACGTTCACATCCTGTTCACGACCAAACCCACCACAAACCTCACGAAGTTCATCAACTCCCTGAAGGGCGTCACCTCGCGCCGGATTCGGAAGGAGTACCCCGAGGTGAAAGACCGCCTCGAAGATGCCTTCTGGCAACCGGGGTACTTCCTCACCACGACCGGGCAGGTCAGCATCGACGTGTTGATGGACTACGTTGAAAACCAGTAG